One stretch of Macrotis lagotis isolate mMagLag1 chromosome 7, bilby.v1.9.chrom.fasta, whole genome shotgun sequence DNA includes these proteins:
- the RPA3 gene encoding replication protein A 14 kDa subunit, with amino-acid sequence MAEVLEQPRTRIGAAQVARFIDRPVCFVGRLEKIHPSGKSLVLADGEGQQVTVELAEPLEEELSGVLEVVGRVSARATILCASYVLFRDQQGSFDLRLYNDALKIIHEFPQYYPFGATQD; translated from the exons ATGGCCGAGGTGCTGGAGCAACCGCGGACGCGCATCGGGGCGGCGCAGGTGGCGCGCTTCATCGACAGGCCCGTGTGCTTCGTGGGGCGGCTGGAGAAG ATCCACCCCAGCGGCAAGTCCCTGGTCCTGGCGGACGGAGAAGGCCAGCAGGTGACGGTGGAGCTGGCGGAGCCC CTGGAAGAGGAGCTGTCCGGGGTCCTGGAGGTCGTGGGCAGAGTGTCGGCCCGAGCCACCATCCTGTGCGCCTCCTACGTGCTCTTCAGAGACCAGCAGGGCAGCTTCG ACCTCAGGCTCTACAATGATGCTCTCAAAATCATCCACGAGTTCCCTCAGTATTACCCTTTCGGGGCCACGCAGGACTGA
- the UMAD1 gene encoding UBAP1-MVB12-associated (UMA)-domain containing protein 1 isoform X5 — protein sequence MGVRSRGAGGDPAGLGRPLRKLHLGGSPRRPSSPHPGPLSPQTPPDPPTMFHFFRKPAEPKKAAVPEAEADGFVLLGDSANEQSPSQGSPSEEAKQPSELPSVPVWNITQYFIVTSLAVLSAHPVTVI from the exons ATGGGGGTGCGGtcccggggggccgggggcgaCCCCGCGGGGCTAGGCCGGCCCCTCCGGAAGCTTCACTTGGGGGGCTCCCCGCGGCGCCCATCCTCACCCCACCCCGGGCCCCTCTCTCCCCAGACACCCCCGGACCCGCCGACCATGTTCCACTTCTTCCGAAAGCCCGCGGAGCCCAAGAAGGCCGCGGTGCCCGAGGCAGAAGCCGACGGATTCGTCCTGCTGG GTGACTCAGCAAATGAACAGAGCCCATCCCAAGGGAGCCCATCCGAAGAAGCCAAGCAACCTTCTGAG CTTCCCAGTGTCCCAGTTTGGAATATCACCCAGTACTTTATAGTGACCTCTCTCGCTGTGCTATCTGCGCATCCCGTCACCGTCATCTAG
- the UMAD1 gene encoding UBAP1-MVB12-associated (UMA)-domain containing protein 1 isoform X3 produces MGVRSRGAGGDPAGLGRPLRKLHLGGSPRRPSSPHPGPLSPQTPPDPPTMFHFFRKPAEPKKAAVPEAEADGFVLLGDSANEQSPSQGSPSEEAKQPSEVQAHSPWPLCFSRPVGPFAWPRMGGDETGNDFGSVEMF; encoded by the exons ATGGGGGTGCGGtcccggggggccgggggcgaCCCCGCGGGGCTAGGCCGGCCCCTCCGGAAGCTTCACTTGGGGGGCTCCCCGCGGCGCCCATCCTCACCCCACCCCGGGCCCCTCTCTCCCCAGACACCCCCGGACCCGCCGACCATGTTCCACTTCTTCCGAAAGCCCGCGGAGCCCAAGAAGGCCGCGGTGCCCGAGGCAGAAGCCGACGGATTCGTCCTGCTGG GTGACTCAGCAAATGAACAGAGCCCATCCCAAGGGAGCCCATCCGAAGAAGCCAAGCAACCTTCTGAG GTCCAGGCTCATTCTCCTTGGCCTCTTTGCTTCTCCAGGCCTGTGGGTCCATTTGCATGGCCTCGGATG GGTGGGGATGAAACAGGAAACGACTTTGGATCAGTTGAGATGTTCTGA
- the UMAD1 gene encoding UBAP1-MVB12-associated (UMA)-domain containing protein 1 isoform X1, with protein sequence MGVRSRGAGGDPAGLGRPLRKLHLGGSPRRPSSPHPGPLSPQTPPDPPTMFHFFRKPAEPKKAAVPEAEADGFVLLGDSANEQSPSQGSPSEEAKQPSEVDVGNQPRGNGSGPPKDGESQTVDSSVLVSELLRDVPFTLAPHVLAVQGGVSDLPDHLLTSNINDNLSRFWYDFTLENSVLCDP encoded by the exons ATGGGGGTGCGGtcccggggggccgggggcgaCCCCGCGGGGCTAGGCCGGCCCCTCCGGAAGCTTCACTTGGGGGGCTCCCCGCGGCGCCCATCCTCACCCCACCCCGGGCCCCTCTCTCCCCAGACACCCCCGGACCCGCCGACCATGTTCCACTTCTTCCGAAAGCCCGCGGAGCCCAAGAAGGCCGCGGTGCCCGAGGCAGAAGCCGACGGATTCGTCCTGCTGG GTGACTCAGCAAATGAACAGAGCCCATCCCAAGGGAGCCCATCCGAAGAAGCCAAGCAACCTTCTGAG GTAGATGTGGGAAACCAGCCCCGTGGCAATGGTTCAGGCCCTCCAAAAGACGGTGAAAGCCAGACCGTGGACAGCAGTGTCCTCGTGTCTGAGCTGCTCAGGGACGTGCCCTTCACCCTGGCACCCCATGTGTTGGCCGTGCAGGGTGGCGTCAGTGACCTCCCTGACCACCTGCTGACCTCCAACATCAACGACAACTTGTCACGGTTTTGGTACGATTTTACTCTGGAGAATTCCGTGCTCTGTGACCCCTAA
- the UMAD1 gene encoding UBAP1-MVB12-associated (UMA)-domain containing protein 1 isoform X2, which produces MGVRSRGAGGDPAGLGRPLRKLHLGGSPRRPSSPHPGPLSPQTPPDPPTMFHFFRKPAEPKKAAVPEAEADGFVLLGDSANEQSPSQGSPSEEAKQPSEPPSFLSSTLPASDSFSWGLEVSCDCHCKRHLQLDLKPLLPISSAFIGALFPQNCSLSLSK; this is translated from the exons ATGGGGGTGCGGtcccggggggccgggggcgaCCCCGCGGGGCTAGGCCGGCCCCTCCGGAAGCTTCACTTGGGGGGCTCCCCGCGGCGCCCATCCTCACCCCACCCCGGGCCCCTCTCTCCCCAGACACCCCCGGACCCGCCGACCATGTTCCACTTCTTCCGAAAGCCCGCGGAGCCCAAGAAGGCCGCGGTGCCCGAGGCAGAAGCCGACGGATTCGTCCTGCTGG GTGACTCAGCAAATGAACAGAGCCCATCCCAAGGGAGCCCATCCGAAGAAGCCAAGCAACCTTCTGAG CCTCCCAGTTTTCTCTCCTCCACACTACCAGCCTCAGACAGTTTCTCTTGGGGGTTGGAGGTGAGCTGTGACTGCCATTGCAAACGTCATCTGCAGTTGGATTTGAAGCCCCTGCTTCCCATCTCTTCTGCATTCATAGGTGCCCTCTTCCCACAGAACTGTTCACTTTCTTTATCAAAGTGA
- the UMAD1 gene encoding UBAP1-MVB12-associated (UMA)-domain containing protein 1 isoform X4: MFHFFRKPAEPKKAAVPEAEADGFVLLGDSANEQSPSQGSPSEEAKQPSEVDVGNQPRGNGSGPPKDGESQTVDSSVLVSELLRDVPFTLAPHVLAVQGGVSDLPDHLLTSNINDNLSRFWYDFTLENSVLCDP; this comes from the exons ATGTTCCACTTCTTCCGAAAGCCCGCGGAGCCCAAGAAGGCCGCGGTGCCCGAGGCAGAAGCCGACGGATTCGTCCTGCTGG GTGACTCAGCAAATGAACAGAGCCCATCCCAAGGGAGCCCATCCGAAGAAGCCAAGCAACCTTCTGAG GTAGATGTGGGAAACCAGCCCCGTGGCAATGGTTCAGGCCCTCCAAAAGACGGTGAAAGCCAGACCGTGGACAGCAGTGTCCTCGTGTCTGAGCTGCTCAGGGACGTGCCCTTCACCCTGGCACCCCATGTGTTGGCCGTGCAGGGTGGCGTCAGTGACCTCCCTGACCACCTGCTGACCTCCAACATCAACGACAACTTGTCACGGTTTTGGTACGATTTTACTCTGGAGAATTCCGTGCTCTGTGACCCCTAA